The following coding sequences lie in one Rariglobus hedericola genomic window:
- a CDS encoding YrhB domain-containing protein: MSDLKRWAKIMITTAKANQLAVDWLGKAERDMNAFGSALPGHAEKAPTHLMILDALTEEHDFGWVFYWTSREYHETGDIRHALGGNAPLIVDRDDGSIHITGTAKRTTVYIDDYRKIKNGAQPAATDNAV; encoded by the coding sequence ATGTCTGATCTAAAGCGTTGGGCAAAAATAATGATCACCACAGCTAAAGCGAATCAACTGGCAGTAGACTGGCTGGGGAAGGCCGAGAGGGATATGAACGCCTTTGGGAGTGCACTACCAGGGCACGCCGAAAAAGCCCCGACCCATCTCATGATCCTCGACGCCCTGACCGAAGAGCATGACTTCGGCTGGGTGTTTTACTGGACGTCACGCGAGTATCACGAGACAGGGGATATTCGGCATGCACTCGGCGGAAATGCACCCCTGATCGTTGACCGGGACGATGGAAGTATTCACATCACCGGAACTGCGAAGCGGACCACTGTGTATATCGATGATTATCGGAAGATAAAAAACGGAGCCCAACCAGCGGCTACAGACAATGCGGTTTAA
- a CDS encoding YfbM family protein — translation MSCLGVHFALTAEEVKTLKSFTDDSERLEYLQEEIEETYMDENADFCAQTDKAWDAMHRLLADGELSYYDGPEPLRFTVIGGEPIYAEGDYIMSLKTLDQVKALATALPKITKEEFRKKYDSMDEGKYGCQKSDEDFEYTWDWFTGVVTLYQKAASAGRFVLFTADQ, via the coding sequence ATGTCCTGCCTCGGAGTTCACTTCGCATTGACCGCTGAAGAAGTCAAAACCCTGAAATCGTTCACGGACGATTCAGAGCGTCTCGAATATCTCCAAGAAGAGATCGAAGAGACATATATGGATGAAAATGCAGATTTTTGCGCCCAGACAGATAAGGCTTGGGATGCGATGCACCGCCTATTGGCGGACGGCGAATTGAGTTATTATGATGGTCCCGAACCGCTAAGGTTTACCGTAATCGGAGGAGAGCCTATTTACGCGGAAGGTGATTACATTATGTCACTGAAGACACTCGACCAAGTGAAAGCATTGGCCACCGCACTACCGAAAATTACGAAAGAAGAATTCAGAAAGAAATATGATTCTATGGATGAAGGTAAGTATGGATGCCAGAAGTCCGATGAGGATTTTGAATATACATGGGATTGGTTTACAGGCGTAGTGACACTTTACCAGAAGGCAGCCAGTGCTGGGCGTTTTGTGCTTTTCACAGCCGATCAATGA